A single window of Ischnura elegans chromosome 8, ioIscEleg1.1, whole genome shotgun sequence DNA harbors:
- the LOC124163950 gene encoding myb/SANT-like DNA-binding domain-containing protein 4, with product MESVGKKRMTKVSEKQQELMLELYTRHKTILTGKLGPNVTSKSKQKCWETIAQQLNAAGQGPAKDVEKWKKTWADWRSSVKAKVLRLQKYHKETGGGGMSKENLSLLEERLLETVGKVCTYGDPGCKESLVEEEISVDNEEVLSAIGQVLMDFGCSSSFEDNTNAGVYWKMTIFQTQIHTI from the exons atggagagTGTAGGTAAGAAAAGAATGACCAAAGTCTCCGAGAAGCAGCAGGAGCTAATGCTTGAACTTTATACGAGGCATAAAACTATTTTAACCGGAAAGCTTGGCCCTAATGTAACAAGCAAATCTAAACAGAAATGCTGGGAAACTATCGCACAGCAATTAAATGCAGCAGGCCAGGGTCCAGCGAAGGACGTGGAGAAGTGGAAGAAG ACATGGGCAGACTGGAGAAGCTCAGTTAAAGCAAAAGTGTTGCGTCTCCAGAAATATCATAAAGAGACAGGTGGGGGAGGCATgtcaaaggaaaatttaagcCTATTGGAGGAAAGACTTTTAGAAACTGTTGGAAAAGTTTGTACCTACGGAGATCCAGGTTGTAAGGAATCGCTTGTGGAG gaGGAGATTTCAGTTGATAATGAGGAGGTCCTGTCAGCCAtag GGCAAGTGCTCATGGACTTTGGATGTAGTAGTAGCTTTGAAGATAATACCAATGCAGGTGTGTACTGGAAAATGACAATTTTCCAAactcaaatacatacaatatga